Proteins from one Ipomoea triloba cultivar NCNSP0323 chromosome 1, ASM357664v1 genomic window:
- the LOC116032014 gene encoding aluminum-activated malate transporter 8-like, whose product MAAVHPSSSSARSAITGGFKVRDKLVGIAKEAIKIGRDDPRKLTHCVKVGLALTLISLLYYFNPLYDAFGQSGILAVLTVFSVFEFTVGETLSKCFNNVLATLLAASLGIGVVYLTQLLGQVGQPFILGTVIFILVALSNLARFFDPIENKYNDGVMVFILTFIMIAISGDRVEKIWKMCYQRVLAVIIANAICIIISIIVFPVWAAENLPNLVADNIDKVAKSLEEFGKADEESVDKAYDDDKDYEDVINSKDSEKSLAIHAWWEFDPCGFGFGNPWDQYIKVGDLVRECASHIQSLSCLAASESHQAPTELARRMKEACTVIYSESIKALRELSSTIKTMTHPSPDITTHLESAKAAIADLQASLQLDANAQNLRALDEALIIIKLTAGVDKIWEATQELSENPLRAPLHDSPSDDNFSTLPC is encoded by the exons atgGCAGCGGTCCATCCGTCGTCTTCAAGTGCAAGGAGTGCAATAACAGGCGGGTTTAAGGTGAGGGACAAATTGGTGGGGATAGCCAAGGAGGCAATCAAGATTGGAAGAGATGATCCCAGAAAACTGACGCATTGTGTAAAGGTGGGATTAGCTCTCACCTTGATTTCTTTGCTATACTATTTCAACCCTCTCTATGATGCTTTTGGCCAATCTGGAATCTTGGCTGTCTTGACTGTGTTCTCTGTCTTTGAATTCACAGTTG GTGAAACACTTTCCAAATGCTTTAACAATGTTTTAGCTACGCTTTTAGCAGCTTCACTGGGGATTGGAGTTGTCTACTTGACCCAACTTTTAGGCCAAGTTGGTCAGCCCTTTATCCTTGGCACAGTAATCTTCATTCTAG TTGCCTTGTCAAACTTGGCAAGATTTTTCGATCCAATCGAAAACAAGTACAATGATGGAGTAATGGTGTTTATTCTCACTTTTATCATGATTGCGATTTCCGGTGACCGAGTGGAGAAAATCTGGAAAATGTGTTATCAGCGGGTGTTAGCGGTGATCATCGCCAACGCCATCTGCataatcatttcaattattGTTTTCCCAGTTTGGGCCGCAGAAAATCTACCAAACCTGGTTGCCGATAATATAGACAAGGTTGCAAAATCATTGGAAG AGTTTGGGAAAGCGGATGAGGAAAGTGTTGACAAGGCATATGATGATGACAAAGACTATGAAGATGTCATAAACTCTAAAGACTCGGAGAAATCTTTG GCAATACATGCATGGTGGGAGTTTGATCCATGTGGTTTTGGATTTGGTAACCCATGGGACCAATACATAAAAGTGGGAGATCTTGTTAGGGAATGCGCTTCACATATTCAATCACTTTCCTGCTTAGCCGCCTCTGAATCTCATCAG GCCCCTACGGAGTTGGCGAGGAGAATGAAAGAAGCATGCACGGTAATATATTCAGAGTCAATTAAAGCCTTAAGAGAGCTATCATCAACCATAAAAACCATGACGCATCCATCACCGGACATTACAACCCATCTGGAAAGCGCAAAGGCCGCCATAGCTGACCTCCAGGCCTCCCTGCAGCTCGACGCCAACGCCCAAAACCTCCGGGCTCTCGACGAGGCGCTCATTATCATCAAGCTCACCGCTGGGGTTGATAAAATCTGGGAAGCTACCCAAGAGCTCTCCGAAAACCCCCTGCGCGCGCCGCTCCACGACAGCCCAAGCGATGACAATTTCTCCACCCTACCGTGCTGA